From a region of the Lactuca sativa cultivar Salinas chromosome 4, Lsat_Salinas_v11, whole genome shotgun sequence genome:
- the LOC111887747 gene encoding endoglucanase 24, with product MKPVASRFFFPFLLQISVLILRISPCNSSYLIYGEALSKSILFFEGQRSGYLPNDQRMNWRGHSGLGDGSTVNADLTGGYYDAGDNVKFGFPMAFTTTMLAWSVIEFGEMMPPAELRNALVAIRWSTDYLLKTVAQPDRIVVQVGEPMNDHNCWERPEDMDTARTVYTVSAPNPASDVAGETAAALAASSMAFRSSDPGYSDTLLRTATRVFEFADTYRGAYSDNSDIREAACPYYCDFDGYQDELLWGAAWLRRASGGENYLDYIQNNGKTLGADENINEFGWDNKHAGLNVLVSKEVVEDNLYNLQSYKASADSFMCTLIPDSSYSHMEYTPGGLIFRPGGSNLQHSTTITFLLLVYAKYLQQSSTSINCGSVSVGPTFLRQMAKRQVDYILGENPNGMSYMVGYSDRYPQRIHHRGSSLPSVRDHPQFIGCKEGSVYFNSSGPNPNVLVGAVVGGPGEDDLYEDDRADFRKSEPTTYINAPFVGVLAYFSANPNPS from the exons ATGAAGCCTGTCGCTTCACGTTTCTTCTTCCCATTTCTTCTCCAAATTTCAGTTCTCATTCTTCGAATTTCTCCCTGTAATTCGAGCTATCTAATATATGGCGAAGCGCTCTCTAAATCAATCCTGTTTTTCGAGGGCCAGCGCTCCGGTTACCTCCCAAACGACCAGAGAATGAACTGGCGGGGGCATTCGGGACTCGGAGACGGTTCAACCGTCAATGCCGACCTCACCGGCGGGTACTACGACGCCGGAGATAATGTGAAGTTCGGTTTTCCGATGGCGTTCACGACGACGATGCTGGCGTGGAGTGTGATTGAATTTGGAGAGATGATGCCGCCGGCGGAATTAAGGAATGCGTTGGTGGCGATTAGGTGGTCCACTGATTATTTGCTGAAGACGGTGGCGCAACCGGATCGGATTGTTGTTCAG GTAGGTGAGCCGATGAATGACCATAACTGTTGGGAAAGGCCAGAGGACATGGACACGGCTCGAACCGTGTACACCGTGAGTGCACCAAACCCAGCCTCAGATGTAGCCGGAGAGACCGCAGCGGCTCTAGCCGCTTCATCCATGGCTTTCCGGTCTTCTGATCCAGGCTATTCAGACACACTTTTAAGAACAGCCACAAGAGTTTTTGAATTTGCTGATACTTACAGAGGAGCTTACAGTGATAATTCAGACATTAGGGAAGCTGCTTGTCCTTATTACTGTGACTTTGATGGATATCAG gATGAGTTATTATGGGGAGCGGCATGGTTAAGAAGAGCATCAGGAGGTGAAAACTACTTGGATTACATACAAAACAATGGTAAAACACTTGGTGCTGATGAAAATATTAATGAGTTTGGATGGGACAATAAACATGCTGGCCTAAATGTTCTTGTTTCCAAG GAAGTTGTGGAAGACAATTTGTATAATCTCCAATCTTACAAAGCATCCGCGGATAGCTTCATGTGCACGTTAATACCCGACTCGTCTTACTCTCACATGGAATACACTCCGGGAGGCCTAATCTTCCGACCCGGTGGAAGCAACTTACAACATTCAACCACAATCACATTCTTACTATTAGTTTACGCAAAATACCTACAACAATCATCAACATCAATAAATTGTGGTTCCGTAAGTGTGGGGCCCACATTCCTTCGCCAGATGGCCAAACGCCAGGTGGATTACATcctcggggaaaaccctaatgggatGTCGTATATGGTTGGGTACAGTGATAGGTACCCGCAACGGATTCATCACCGCGGGTCGTCCCTGCCGTCTGTTAGGGACCACCCGCAGTTCATTGGGTGTAAAGAAGGATCGGTTTATTTTAACTCATCGGGCCCGAATCCCAATGTTTTGGTTGGAGCTGTGGTGGGTGGGCCCGGTGAGGATGATCTGTACGAGGATGATAGGGCAGATTTTAGAAAATCTGAGCCTACGACTTATATTAACGCACCGTTTGTGGGTGTGTTGGCATATTTTTCggctaaccctaaccctagttag
- the LOC111887748 gene encoding 30S ribosomal protein S31, mitochondrial: protein MAMLIQRWGTTAKRLLLTAEQRYAFTSLSPSSTSTAPAPSPVLCGRGDKRTKKGKIFKGSYGNSRPKKEKKIQRIKDKLEVPRSTPWPLPFKLI from the coding sequence ATGGCAATGTTGATCCAACGATGGGGCACAACGGCGAAGCGATTACTACTAACGGCTGAGCAACGGTACGCATTTACTTCATTATCACCATCGTCAACGTCGACTGCTCCGGCGCCCTCACCTGTTCTGTGCGGGAGGGGGGATAAGAGAACGAAAAAGGGGAAGATTTTCAAAGGGTCGTACGGAAACTCGAGGccgaagaaggagaagaagattcAACGGATTAAGGACAAGCTCGAGGTCCCCAGGTCAACTCCTTGGCCTCTCCCTTTTAAACTCATTTGA